From the Scophthalmus maximus strain ysfricsl-2021 chromosome 11, ASM2237912v1, whole genome shotgun sequence genome, one window contains:
- the slc47a4 gene encoding solute carrier family 47 member 4 isoform X1 yields the protein MTERTVAPVGKPVLASDSAGMRGSSNKPFCCRWVHSKLPLAHREELYHILRMTGPLLLSRILNYLLPFVVTMFCGRLGNEVMAGYGLASATINVTTAATGCGLGLACDTLVAQTFGGKNLRRVGVILQRGVIILLLFCLPCWGLLINAEAILLCLGQDPKVTRIAQLYITAFIPAVPAMFLHQLQVTYLQNQGIIMPQMYTAALANIANVVTNYIFLYWLGLGVSGSAAANALSQIYICAFLFAYIRWKKLHVSTWGGWSVESLQEWGSYMKLAIPSTLMTCFEWWVYEFGGFFAGMLSEDELAAQHAVIMVAFITYMFPLGIQAAACARVGNALGAGDTARAILTSKMSLALAGSIAIVEGLVLGSTKSVIGFIFTSDEKIIGLVSHLMNAYCFLQFFDGLVCVCTGIFLGTGKQKIPAVANLIGYYGIGLSLSVTLMFVAKLRVLGFWLGLLICVILQSTFYITVIFKLNWERMTEEAVKRAQKKIHMTLLSAAAVSDALGNSVADQTANNANFVDDYMSVRSEWRDGSTGTQGGHVALQQQTGGRLSATQLVLRRGLTVFAAVGLLAVGATVHFLVPLTESLSAEANNNTMDWINTTHTPDQTFPNVSIPLEETA from the exons ATGACAGAAAGGACAGTGGCTCCAGTTGGAAAACCTGTGTTAGCATCGGATTCTGCAGGCATGAGGGGGTCCAGCAACAAGCCTTTCTGCTGCAGGTGGGTGCACAGCAAGCTTCCGCTGGCCCACAGAGAGGAGCTGTACCACATCCTGAGGATGACAGGGCCTCTG CTGCTCTCTCGAATCCTCAATTACCTCCTTCCATTTGTGGTTACCATGTTCTGCGGGCGTCTGGGGAATGAAGTGATGGCTGGCTACGGGTTAGCTTCTGCT ACAATTAATGTTACCACTGCAGCAACAGGATGTGGTCTGGGACTGGCATGTGATACTTTGGTGGCTCAG ACGTTTGGTGGCAAGAACCTGCGGCGGGTGGGAGTGATCCTTCAGCGGGGCGTCATCATCCTGCTGTTGTTCTGTCTGCCCTGCTGGGGTCTGCTCATTAATGCCGAGGCGATCCTCTTATGTCTGGGTCAGGACCCTAAGGTGACCAG AATAGCTCAGCTGTATATTACAGCCTTCATTCCGGCAGTGCCC gCAATGTTTCTACATCAACTTCAGGTGACTTATCTGCAGAACCAG GGTATAATAATGCCGCAAATGTACACAGCTGCTCTGGCGAACATCGCAAATGTGGTGACAAACTACATCTTTCTTTACTGGCTGGGTCTGGGAGTCAG CGGATCTGCAGCAGCCAACGCACTGTCTCAGATTTACATCTGTGCGTTTCTCTTTGCTTACATTCGGTGGAAGAAGCTCCACGTGAGCACATGGGGAG gcTGGTCTGTGGAATCACTGCAGGAGTGGGGCTCATATATGAAACTGGCCATTCCCAGCACACTGATGACTTGTTTTGAGTGGTGGGTCTATGAGTTCGGGGGATTCTTTGCAG GAATGCTGAGTGAAGATGAGCTGGCTGCCCAACATGCTGTGATAATGGTGGCATTCATAACCTACATG TTTCCTCTTGGTATTCAAGCTGCAGCATGTGCCCGTGTGGGTAACGCCCTCGGGGCAGGAGACACTGCACGGGCAATTCTCACCAGCAAGATGTCGCTCGCTCTCGCAG GCAGCATCGCGATTGTCGAGGGTCTGGTGCTTGGCTCCACTAAATCTGTGATTGGCTTCATCTTCACCTCTGATGA GAAGATCATAGGTCTGGTCTCCCATTTGATGAACGCCTACTGCTTCCTTCAATTCTTTGATGGTCTTGTG TGTGTGTGCACTGGCATCTTCTTGGGCACGGGCAAACAGAAGATCCCGGCTGTGGCTAATCTCATCGGATACTATGGCATAGGACTTTCACTCAGTGTTACTTTAATGTTCGTTGCGAAGCTGAGAGTGTTAG gttttTGGCTGGGACTGctcatttgtgtcattttacaATCCACCTTCTACATCACTGTCATCTTCAAGCTGAACTGGGagaggatgacggaggag GCTGTGAAACGAGCTCAGAAAAAGATTCACATGACATTATTAAGTGCAGCTGCTGTGTCAGATGCTCTGGGTAACAGTGTTGCTGACCAGACAGCGAATAATGCGAAC ttCGTGGATGACTACATGTCTGTGAGGAGCGAGTGGCGTGATGGGAGCACTGGGACACAAGGCGGACACGtggcgctgcagcagcagacgggAGGTCGTCTCTCCGCCACCCAGCTCGTCCTCCGACGAGGCCTCACTGTGTTTGCCGCAGTCGGACTCCTGGCTGTGGGAGCGACCGTGCACTTCCTGGTGCCCCTGACAGAGAGCCTCTCTGCAGAGGCCAACAATAATACGATGGACTGGATCAATACTACACACACTCCTGATCAAACCTTCCCCAATGTGTCGATCCCATTAGAAGAGACAGCGTAG